From Alienimonas californiensis, a single genomic window includes:
- a CDS encoding DUF1501 domain-containing protein yields MTAPRLTTRRNFFQDAACGVGAIALADLLARDGKLTSAAEPQARPGLHHEPKAKQLIHIFLGGGLSHVDSFDYKPELETLHDKEMPDSFGTADVFNGKVGRLHRSHYRFAQRGRSGLWVSDLFPGIAEVADELTVIRSMTAETANHIPGIFQANTGFRQMGFPTMGAWLSYGLGTENENLPSFVVLPDSRGIPNAAGGAFNWSAGFLPAEHQGVPFNTRGGPPILDLNPAGGASDEVQQARLELLGALNELHMQEQAETDPLVARIHSYELAARMQRTIPEAMELASEPKHVQKLYGIDRNECRDVGRNCLAARRLIQRGVRTVQIWTGDGVSWDAHDDVTGKGYKSHTGEALRVDRPIAGLIQDLRAQGMLDSTLVMLTTEFGRTPFAQASKGTLSRGRDHHPQGFTNVLVGAGLKPGYAYGATDELGYAAVENPVTTYDMHATILHLLGIDHERLTFYHNGIERRLTNVHGHVIKDILA; encoded by the coding sequence ATGACCGCACCCCGCCTCACGACTCGCCGCAACTTCTTTCAGGACGCCGCCTGCGGGGTGGGCGCGATCGCGTTGGCGGACCTGTTGGCGCGAGACGGGAAATTGACTTCCGCCGCCGAACCGCAGGCTCGGCCGGGCCTGCACCATGAGCCCAAGGCCAAGCAGCTGATCCACATCTTCCTCGGCGGCGGCCTCAGCCATGTCGACTCGTTCGACTACAAGCCTGAGCTGGAAACGCTGCACGACAAGGAGATGCCCGACAGCTTCGGGACGGCCGACGTGTTCAACGGCAAAGTCGGCCGATTGCATCGCTCGCACTACCGGTTCGCCCAGCGAGGCCGGAGCGGGCTGTGGGTCTCGGACTTATTCCCCGGCATCGCGGAGGTCGCGGACGAATTGACGGTGATCCGCTCGATGACCGCCGAAACGGCCAATCACATCCCGGGCATCTTTCAGGCGAACACGGGATTTCGCCAGATGGGCTTTCCCACCATGGGCGCGTGGTTGTCCTACGGGCTGGGCACGGAGAACGAAAACCTCCCCAGCTTCGTGGTGTTGCCGGACTCCCGGGGCATTCCCAACGCCGCGGGCGGGGCGTTCAACTGGAGCGCCGGGTTCCTGCCGGCGGAGCATCAGGGGGTGCCGTTCAACACCCGCGGCGGCCCGCCGATCCTGGATCTCAACCCGGCCGGCGGCGCCAGTGACGAGGTCCAGCAGGCGCGACTGGAGTTGCTCGGCGCGCTGAACGAACTGCACATGCAGGAGCAGGCGGAGACGGATCCGCTGGTGGCCCGAATTCACAGCTACGAATTGGCCGCGCGGATGCAGCGGACGATTCCCGAGGCGATGGAGCTGGCCTCCGAGCCCAAGCACGTTCAAAAGCTGTACGGGATCGACCGGAACGAGTGCCGCGACGTCGGGCGCAACTGTCTGGCCGCCCGGCGCCTGATCCAGCGGGGCGTTCGCACGGTCCAGATCTGGACGGGCGACGGCGTCTCCTGGGACGCTCACGACGACGTGACCGGCAAAGGATATAAGAGCCACACGGGGGAAGCCCTGCGCGTGGACCGTCCGATCGCGGGTCTCATTCAAGATCTGCGAGCCCAGGGCATGCTCGACTCCACCCTGGTGATGCTGACGACCGAGTTCGGCCGCACCCCGTTCGCCCAGGCGAGCAAAGGGACGCTCAGCCGCGGCCGCGACCATCATCCGCAAGGCTTCACCAACGTGTTGGTCGGCGCCGGACTGAAGCCGGGATACGCCTACGGGGCGACCGACGAGTTGGGGTACGCCGCGGTGGAGAACCCCGTCACGACCTACGACATGCATGCCACGATCCTGCACCTCCTGGGCATCGACCACGAGCGCCTGACGTTTTATCACAACGGCATCGAGCGCCGCCTGACCAACGTCCACGGCCACGTGATCAAAGATATCCTCGCGTAG
- a CDS encoding FAD-dependent oxidoreductase, translating to MTPWIQRVVLTTVLIASAGQRGTAGQEYDADVIVYGATPGGFCAAIAAAREGAAVILLEPTDHVGAMTTGGLSHCDSNQMVRSTVMGLFDEWHTRVVKDYADRGLPAPYDPAVKDQSIWTFEPHVAMRVTRQMLEEAGVTTLTERPLKRVVKDGPRIRSLVAGNDRFRGRVFVDGTYEGDLMAAAGVDWTIGREGREEYGESLAGRQYPKAKMNVDGFDDEGALLPLVTTDDPGPDAAGDRHVMTYSFRLCLTEDPDNRAPLPEPARYDPARFEVVRRALQAGVPVGFDLYPLPGGKLDGNNSIGGQFSLGLVGGGDDWHAADEAGRQQIWEAHKQYTLEFFRFLTTDPAVPAEVRNRYARLGLCKDEFAGYGHFSPALYVRESRRMQGLYVISQKDVLDSPRKDDPIAVSSFPIDSHDCRRLALPDGGVINEGTIFPVRRGKSRQGYAYHVPYRAIAPKPEQCDNLLVPVALSCTHVGVSSLRIEGTWMILGQSAGVAAALTAETDAAVQALPYPKLRERLLAQGQVLELPDVSELPSATGSVAVETLPGIVLDDANARLTGEWGRSTNFQPHVGSGYVFSGRPGDATPGDGGATATFRFQAPQAGEYQFLMSYSAHETRAANVPVSVVSGSHKQEFAVDQTQPLPPGGQFRLVGAVRLEGGVETTVTVSNRQTVGFVIVDALQFLPKDQAASQPTPPSGEAGR from the coding sequence ATGACGCCCTGGATTCAACGCGTCGTCCTCACGACGGTCTTGATCGCGAGCGCCGGTCAGAGGGGAACGGCCGGGCAGGAATACGACGCCGACGTGATCGTCTACGGCGCGACGCCCGGCGGATTCTGTGCGGCGATCGCCGCGGCTCGCGAAGGAGCCGCGGTGATCTTGCTCGAGCCGACCGATCACGTCGGCGCGATGACGACCGGCGGGCTCAGTCACTGCGACTCGAACCAGATGGTCCGCAGTACGGTGATGGGCCTGTTCGACGAGTGGCACACGCGGGTGGTCAAGGACTACGCCGATCGCGGGCTCCCGGCGCCCTACGATCCCGCAGTTAAGGACCAGTCGATCTGGACCTTTGAGCCGCACGTCGCGATGCGTGTGACGAGGCAGATGCTCGAGGAGGCAGGAGTTACGACGCTGACCGAACGCCCTCTGAAGAGGGTCGTGAAAGACGGCCCGCGGATCAGGTCGCTGGTCGCCGGGAACGACCGGTTTCGCGGTAGAGTCTTCGTCGACGGCACCTATGAAGGCGACCTCATGGCGGCCGCGGGGGTGGACTGGACGATCGGCCGCGAGGGCCGCGAGGAATACGGCGAGTCGCTGGCCGGCCGGCAGTACCCCAAAGCGAAGATGAACGTCGACGGGTTCGACGACGAGGGTGCCCTGCTGCCGTTGGTCACGACGGACGATCCCGGGCCTGACGCAGCGGGCGATCGGCACGTCATGACCTACAGTTTCCGGCTGTGTCTAACCGAGGATCCGGACAACCGGGCGCCGCTGCCCGAGCCGGCCCGCTACGACCCGGCCCGCTTCGAAGTCGTGCGCCGCGCGCTGCAGGCGGGCGTGCCCGTCGGGTTCGATCTCTACCCGCTGCCCGGCGGCAAGCTCGACGGCAACAACTCCATCGGCGGGCAGTTTTCGCTGGGCCTGGTCGGCGGGGGCGACGACTGGCATGCCGCGGACGAGGCGGGGCGGCAGCAGATCTGGGAGGCGCACAAGCAGTACACGCTCGAGTTCTTTCGCTTCCTGACCACCGACCCGGCCGTGCCCGCGGAAGTCCGCAACCGGTACGCCAGGCTCGGCCTCTGCAAAGACGAATTCGCCGGCTACGGTCATTTTTCGCCGGCGCTCTACGTCCGCGAGTCGCGGCGGATGCAGGGCCTCTACGTCATCAGTCAGAAGGACGTGCTCGACTCGCCGCGTAAGGACGACCCGATCGCCGTCTCGTCGTTCCCGATCGACTCGCACGACTGCCGGCGCCTCGCGCTCCCAGACGGAGGCGTGATCAACGAGGGGACGATCTTTCCCGTGAGGCGGGGGAAGTCCCGGCAGGGCTACGCATACCACGTCCCGTACCGCGCGATCGCGCCCAAGCCCGAGCAGTGCGACAACCTGCTCGTGCCGGTCGCGCTGTCCTGCACGCACGTGGGCGTTTCGTCGCTGCGGATCGAAGGGACCTGGATGATCCTCGGGCAGAGCGCCGGCGTCGCCGCCGCCCTGACCGCCGAGACGGACGCCGCCGTGCAGGCGCTGCCCTATCCGAAACTGCGCGAGCGACTGCTGGCGCAGGGCCAGGTGCTTGAACTGCCGGACGTCTCCGAATTGCCGTCGGCGACGGGCTCCGTCGCCGTGGAGACGCTGCCGGGAATCGTGCTCGACGACGCGAACGCCCGCCTGACCGGCGAGTGGGGTCGCTCGACGAATTTTCAGCCGCACGTCGGGAGCGGCTACGTCTTTAGCGGCCGGCCGGGCGACGCGACCCCGGGCGACGGCGGCGCGACGGCCACGTTCCGATTCCAGGCGCCGCAGGCGGGCGAATATCAATTCCTGATGAGCTATTCGGCGCACGAGACCCGCGCCGCGAACGTGCCCGTGAGCGTCGTCAGCGGCTCCCACAAACAGGAGTTCGCCGTCGATCAAACCCAACCGCTGCCGCCGGGCGGGCAATTCCGACTCGTCGGCGCCGTCCGCCTGGAAGGCGGCGTCGAAACGACCGTCACCGTCAGCAAC